The following proteins are encoded in a genomic region of Catellatospora sp. TT07R-123:
- a CDS encoding RCC1 domain-containing protein, whose amino-acid sequence MDTTLTRRLAGAALLGTILVSPLGAADQAAAAPRHGFTPHPAVAWGSNLDGRLGDGTTQPRQTPVAVTGLLSVAQLGAGTGYGIALLANGTLRAWGDNERGPLGDGTETDHSTPGVVTGLDEVTAVAAGAVHALALRRDGTVWAWGDNSSGQLGLGVIDPNPQLTPVRVPGLTKVRAIFARDSYSMAMLADGTVLAWGNNSAGVLGNGTFGTDDPHPTPVRGLHGVRTIAAGSGHVLALRRDGTVLSWGANNFGQLGRGTVSQTPSPLPAPVEGLTGVAAIATGLRHSLALRKDGTVRSWGDNSAGELGVGVFGGVRDRPVTVRRLAGARAVAAGFDTSYALSRGDDHVVHAWGRDDTGQLGDGSTTGRALPVTIQTSLDAVAAVVAGNGFALAAG is encoded by the coding sequence ATGGACACGACGCTCACACGCCGACTGGCCGGTGCGGCACTGCTCGGCACGATCCTGGTCTCGCCGCTCGGCGCCGCCGACCAGGCGGCGGCTGCGCCGCGACACGGCTTCACACCGCACCCGGCGGTGGCGTGGGGGAGCAACCTGGACGGCCGGCTCGGCGACGGCACCACGCAGCCGCGGCAGACACCGGTAGCCGTGACGGGCCTGCTGTCGGTCGCGCAGCTCGGCGCGGGCACCGGGTACGGCATCGCGCTGCTGGCCAATGGCACGCTACGAGCCTGGGGCGACAACGAGCGCGGCCCGCTGGGCGACGGCACCGAGACCGACCACTCCACCCCGGGCGTCGTGACCGGACTCGACGAGGTCACCGCGGTCGCGGCCGGCGCCGTCCACGCGCTGGCGCTGCGCCGCGACGGCACCGTCTGGGCCTGGGGCGACAACAGCAGCGGCCAGCTCGGCCTCGGCGTCATCGACCCGAACCCGCAGCTCACCCCGGTGCGCGTGCCCGGGCTGACGAAGGTCCGGGCGATCTTCGCCCGGGACAGCTACTCCATGGCGATGCTGGCCGACGGTACGGTGCTGGCCTGGGGCAACAACAGCGCGGGGGTGCTCGGCAACGGCACGTTCGGCACGGACGACCCGCACCCGACGCCGGTACGGGGGCTGCACGGCGTACGCACCATCGCGGCGGGCAGCGGTCACGTGCTGGCGCTGCGGCGCGACGGCACCGTGCTGTCCTGGGGCGCGAACAACTTCGGCCAGCTAGGCCGGGGCACGGTCAGTCAGACGCCGTCGCCGCTGCCCGCTCCGGTGGAGGGGCTGACGGGGGTGGCGGCGATCGCCACCGGGTTGCGGCACAGCCTGGCGCTGCGCAAGGACGGCACCGTCCGGTCCTGGGGCGACAACTCCGCCGGCGAGCTGGGCGTCGGCGTCTTCGGCGGCGTGCGCGATCGTCCGGTCACGGTGCGGCGGCTGGCAGGGGCACGCGCGGTCGCGGCCGGGTTCGACACCAGCTACGCGCTGTCGCGCGGCGATGACCACGTCGTACACGCGTGGGGCCGCGACGACACCGGCCAGCTCGGCGACGGCAGCACCACCGGCCGCGCGCTGCCGGTCACGATCCAGACGAGCCTGGACGCCGTCGCCGCGGTCGTCGCCGGAAACGGGTTCGCCCTGGCCGCGGGCTGA
- a CDS encoding NUDIX domain-containing protein: MVTEREFLDGYDPRAYPAVAVTVDVVTLTIRDGVLHVLLVERGEQPQAGRLALPGGFVREETLDQAALRELAEETAILPRVHLEQLATFGDPGRDPRMRVVSVAYLAFAPHLPDPTVGGDAAAARWVPVGAATGLAFDHDAILAAGLERARAKIEYTPLATAFVGEEFTIAQLRGVYMAVWGEEPHAGNFHRKALSVPGFIADTGATTQRGGERGGPRSKLYRAGDARILHPALLRPSQER; the protein is encoded by the coding sequence ATGGTCACCGAGCGCGAGTTCCTCGACGGCTACGACCCGCGGGCCTACCCGGCGGTCGCGGTCACCGTCGACGTCGTCACGCTCACCATCCGCGACGGCGTCCTGCACGTGCTGCTCGTCGAACGCGGCGAGCAGCCCCAGGCCGGCCGCCTCGCGCTGCCGGGCGGCTTCGTCCGCGAGGAGACACTCGACCAGGCGGCCCTGCGCGAGCTCGCCGAGGAGACAGCGATTCTTCCCCGCGTCCACCTGGAGCAGCTCGCGACGTTCGGCGACCCGGGCCGCGATCCGCGCATGCGGGTGGTGTCGGTCGCCTACCTCGCCTTCGCGCCGCACCTGCCCGATCCGACCGTCGGCGGTGACGCCGCCGCGGCCCGCTGGGTCCCCGTCGGCGCCGCGACCGGCCTCGCGTTCGACCACGACGCGATCCTCGCCGCAGGCCTCGAACGTGCCCGCGCCAAAATCGAATACACGCCGCTGGCGACCGCGTTCGTGGGCGAGGAGTTCACGATCGCGCAGCTGCGCGGCGTGTACATGGCGGTCTGGGGCGAGGAGCCGCACGCAGGCAACTTCCACCGCAAAGCGCTGTCCGTGCCGGGTTTCATCGCCGACACCGGCGCCACGACCCAGCGCGGCGGCGAACGCGGCGGCCCCCGCTCCAAGCTCTACCGGGCGGGCGACGCCCGCATCCTGCACCCGGCGCTGCTGCGGCCCTCGCAGGAGCGGTGA
- a CDS encoding lipopolysaccharide kinase InaA family protein, which yields MSGFDDAVTRVMAARVPGDLFGGGDSGRAYRMLAKALHPDAAPAGSAATATRAFTRLSDLWAAHHDDTTMVTHRGTYRVGPLRYTGDLADLYTVDDGTALLKLPRHPADSDLMSREARALARLRDHGEARHHAYAPRLIESFTHRDPAGGTRRTATVLAHQDGFVNLARVKQSHPDGVDPRDAAWMWRRLLVAVGYAHRAGVVHGAVVPDHVLIHPGEHGLVLVDWCYSTTEPGQTVPALAGGYRDLYPPEVTGKRPAGPATDVHLATRCMTWLMGDRTPPALARFARGCTLPDPNTRPHDAWRLLAELDELLETLYGPRAYRPFTL from the coding sequence ATGAGCGGCTTCGACGACGCGGTCACCCGGGTGATGGCCGCACGCGTGCCCGGCGACCTGTTCGGCGGCGGCGACAGCGGACGCGCATACCGGATGCTCGCCAAGGCCCTGCACCCGGATGCCGCACCGGCCGGCTCGGCCGCGACCGCGACGCGCGCCTTCACCCGGCTCTCGGACCTGTGGGCGGCGCACCACGACGACACGACGATGGTCACCCACCGCGGCACCTATCGCGTCGGGCCGCTGCGGTACACGGGCGACCTCGCCGACCTGTACACCGTCGACGACGGCACGGCGCTGCTGAAGCTGCCCCGCCACCCCGCCGACAGCGACCTGATGAGCCGCGAGGCACGCGCCCTGGCCCGGCTGCGGGACCACGGCGAGGCGCGCCACCACGCGTACGCCCCGCGGCTGATCGAGTCGTTCACGCACCGCGACCCCGCCGGCGGCACCCGCCGCACCGCGACGGTCCTCGCCCACCAGGACGGGTTCGTGAACCTGGCCCGGGTGAAGCAGTCCCACCCCGACGGGGTCGACCCGCGTGACGCGGCATGGATGTGGCGGCGGCTGCTGGTCGCCGTCGGGTACGCCCACCGCGCCGGTGTCGTCCACGGCGCCGTCGTCCCCGACCACGTGCTGATCCACCCGGGCGAGCACGGCCTCGTCCTCGTCGACTGGTGCTACAGCACCACCGAACCCGGCCAGACCGTCCCGGCGCTCGCCGGCGGGTACCGCGACCTCTACCCACCGGAGGTCACCGGCAAGCGCCCCGCCGGGCCGGCGACCGACGTCCACCTCGCCACCCGGTGCATGACCTGGCTCATGGGCGACCGGACACCGCCGGCCCTGGCCCGGTTCGCCCGCGGCTGCACCCTGCCCGACCCGAACACCCGCCCGCACGACGCGTGGCGGCTGCTCGCCGAACTCGACGAGCTGCTCGAAACGCTCTACGGGCCCCGCGCCTACCGGCCCTTCACCCTGTAA
- a CDS encoding adenylosuccinate synthetase translates to MTEPRHVIVVDLGYGDAGKGTIVDWLCATRPVSTVIRFNGGAQAAHNVVTPDGRHHTFAQFGSGTLHGVRTHLSRFMMVDPLALAAEAGHLVQLGVAAPFELLTVDRRALLTTPWHRAANRRRETARGGDRHGSCGMGVGETAAFALAHPDLAVRAGDTDSPVALVRKLAAVRDALTAELGPLDAPPVAAVAETFQAFGTAVRLVSSSRQALSGPCVFEGAQGVLLDEWRGWHPYTTWSTTTFDNAETLLAEDGDSDALRLGVVRTYTTRHGAGPLVTEDPQLTAALPERHNGHGPWQGAWRAGHFDAVAHRYAVEVCGGVDALAVTHTDAAEHHALKMCLSYGRLDRIAPGERGDLAYQEKLTQTLSTATPVYTGLGDVAEVLGVPVAVTSSGPTCADKKQWATRSR, encoded by the coding sequence GTGACCGAACCCCGCCACGTCATCGTCGTCGACCTCGGCTACGGCGACGCCGGCAAGGGCACCATCGTGGACTGGCTCTGCGCGACCCGGCCGGTGAGCACCGTGATCCGGTTCAACGGGGGCGCGCAGGCCGCCCACAACGTGGTGACGCCCGACGGGCGTCACCACACCTTCGCCCAGTTCGGCTCCGGCACCCTGCACGGCGTACGCACCCACCTGTCCCGGTTCATGATGGTCGACCCGCTGGCGCTGGCCGCCGAGGCCGGACACCTCGTGCAACTGGGCGTGGCCGCGCCGTTCGAGCTGCTGACCGTCGACCGGCGGGCCCTGCTGACGACGCCGTGGCACCGGGCCGCCAACCGCCGCCGGGAAACCGCACGCGGCGGCGACCGGCACGGGTCGTGCGGCATGGGCGTCGGCGAGACCGCGGCGTTCGCGCTGGCCCACCCCGACCTCGCCGTACGCGCCGGCGACACCGACTCCCCGGTCGCGCTGGTGCGCAAGCTGGCGGCGGTCCGGGACGCGCTCACCGCCGAACTCGGCCCCCTCGACGCGCCGCCGGTCGCCGCCGTCGCCGAAACCTTCCAGGCGTTCGGGACCGCGGTCCGGCTCGTCTCCTCGTCCCGGCAGGCGCTGTCCGGCCCTTGCGTCTTCGAAGGGGCCCAGGGCGTGCTGCTGGACGAATGGCGCGGCTGGCACCCGTACACCACCTGGTCCACCACCACCTTCGACAACGCCGAGACGCTGCTGGCCGAGGACGGCGACAGCGACGCCCTGCGCCTGGGCGTCGTACGCACCTACACCACCCGCCACGGCGCCGGACCTCTGGTCACCGAGGATCCGCAGCTCACGGCGGCGCTTCCGGAGCGGCACAACGGCCACGGACCGTGGCAGGGCGCATGGCGGGCCGGACACTTCGACGCCGTGGCCCACCGCTACGCCGTCGAGGTCTGCGGCGGCGTCGACGCGCTCGCCGTCACCCACACCGACGCGGCAGAACACCACGCGCTGAAGATGTGCCTGTCGTACGGACGACTGGACCGGATCGCGCCCGGCGAGCGCGGCGACCTGGCGTACCAGGAGAAGCTCACCCAGACGTTGAGCACCGCCACCCCGGTCTACACCGGGCTCGGCGATGTCGCGGAAGTGCTCGGCGTTCCGGTCGCGGTCACCTCGTCCGGCCCGACCTGCGCAGACAAGAAGCAGTGGGCCACGCGGTCGCGGTGA
- a CDS encoding YciI family protein: MAKFVTIGYGDQAGYDRTAAALRDRAHAHEVRLREAGAESGIAGPPVQVRNHDAAGVVVEQGPFLSAALPVAGFALIEAASMDEAIEAVSATPCAIAHGVVEVWPLHEPE, encoded by the coding sequence ATGGCGAAGTTCGTGACCATCGGATACGGCGACCAGGCCGGATACGACCGGACCGCCGCTGCGCTGCGCGATCGGGCGCATGCCCATGAGGTGCGGCTGCGGGAGGCCGGTGCCGAGTCGGGGATCGCCGGCCCGCCCGTTCAGGTGAGAAACCATGATGCCGCCGGCGTGGTCGTCGAGCAGGGTCCGTTCCTGTCCGCGGCACTGCCGGTGGCCGGGTTCGCCCTCATCGAGGCCGCTTCGATGGACGAGGCGATCGAAGCCGTGTCCGCGACTCCGTGCGCGATCGCGCACGGAGTCGTCGAGGTGTGGCCGCTGCACGAGCCGGAGTAG
- a CDS encoding TIGR03618 family F420-dependent PPOX class oxidoreductase — MTTRLTPAALDFVERRHLATLTTLRADRSPHVVPVGFTYDADEHVARVICDGSSRKVANIRGEGYAALCQVDGASWLTLEGRAVVQTDHAAVADAVARYTARYREPRPNPNRVVVVVTIDRVMGSADLTAARP, encoded by the coding sequence ATGACGACACGCTTGACCCCGGCGGCACTGGATTTCGTCGAACGGCGGCACCTGGCCACGTTGACGACCTTGCGCGCCGACAGAAGCCCGCACGTGGTGCCGGTGGGATTCACCTACGACGCCGATGAGCATGTCGCCCGGGTCATCTGCGACGGCTCGAGCCGAAAGGTTGCCAACATCAGAGGTGAAGGCTACGCGGCGCTGTGCCAGGTCGACGGTGCCAGCTGGCTGACCCTGGAAGGCCGAGCCGTAGTGCAGACTGACCACGCGGCGGTAGCCGACGCGGTCGCCCGCTACACCGCCAGATATCGCGAGCCCAGACCGAACCCGAACCGGGTGGTCGTCGTCGTGACCATTGATCGTGTGATGGGCTCGGCTGATTTGACTGCTGCCCGACCATGA